The Methylomonas koyamae genome has a segment encoding these proteins:
- the rplK gene encoding 50S ribosomal protein L11 yields MAKKIDSYIKLQVKAGEANPSPPVGPALGQRGVNIMEFCKAFNARTQDVEKGLPLPVVITVYSDKSFTFITKTPPASILLKKAVGIKSGSAKPNSNKVGTVTRAQLEEIAKTKMEDLNAADMEAAIKIIAGSARSMGLNVEGV; encoded by the coding sequence ATGGCAAAAAAAATTGATTCGTATATCAAATTACAGGTCAAAGCGGGGGAGGCGAATCCGAGTCCGCCGGTAGGTCCTGCTTTAGGTCAACGTGGCGTTAATATCATGGAGTTCTGTAAAGCGTTCAATGCCAGAACCCAGGACGTGGAAAAAGGGTTGCCTCTCCCCGTCGTGATCACCGTTTACAGCGATAAAAGCTTCACATTCATTACTAAAACTCCACCTGCTTCGATATTGTTGAAAAAAGCGGTCGGAATAAAGAGTGGTAGCGCTAAGCCAAACTCCAATAAAGTCGGTACCGTAACTAGAGCCCAGTTGGAAGAAATTGCCAAAACCAAAATGGAAGATTTGAATGCAGCCGATATGGAAGCTGCCATCAAAATTATTGCGGGAAGCGCTCGCAGCATGGGCTTGAACGTGGAGGGCGTGTAA
- the secE gene encoding preprotein translocase subunit SecE gives MNAHAEEVTSVGDIVKLSLSLVVAVAGVVAFYYFSDIPLLYRVLSLLAVLASSAGLCFATAKGRGLWGFILESKQEFKRIVWPTKDEAVRTTLMVFLMVFIVGLILWLLDMFLFWGVQLLMGQGVK, from the coding sequence ATGAACGCACACGCGGAAGAAGTCACCTCTGTAGGTGATATTGTTAAGCTGTCTTTGTCCTTGGTGGTTGCTGTTGCGGGCGTTGTAGCGTTTTATTATTTCTCCGATATCCCGCTTCTGTACAGGGTTCTGTCCCTGTTGGCGGTCTTGGCTTCATCTGCCGGCCTTTGTTTTGCTACGGCAAAAGGGCGCGGTTTGTGGGGTTTTATCCTGGAGTCTAAGCAAGAATTCAAACGGATTGTTTGGCCGACAAAAGATGAGGCGGTGCGTACCACGCTGATGGTTTTTTTAATGGTTTTTATCGTCGGCTTGATACTCTGGTTGCTCGATATGTTCCTGTTTTGGGGTGTCCAGCTATTGATGGGCCAGGGAGTTAAGTAA
- the ispE gene encoding 4-(cytidine 5'-diphospho)-2-C-methyl-D-erythritol kinase translates to MGWGEKWPAPAKLNLMLRITGRRADGYHLLQTVFRFIDLCDWISFSPSVDGRVRLRNPIPGVPEGDDLTVRAARLLKEYTGCSEGVWIEIEKNLPMGGGLGGGSSDAATTLLVLNRLWGVGLSLETLMELGLRLGADVPVFVFGRTAWAEGVGEKLSAVSVPDRWVVVVKPDCHVDTRQIFLADGLTRNSKPITMTDFLAGDARNDCLPVVSDLYPTITEAVEALSQFGVARLTGTGACVFAEFDSEDLARRAFFELSEVWQVYLAKGVDRSPLHSKLGQGKF, encoded by the coding sequence ATGGGGTGGGGCGAGAAGTGGCCGGCTCCGGCAAAGTTGAATCTGATGTTGAGAATAACCGGTCGCCGAGCGGATGGTTACCATCTATTGCAAACCGTTTTTCGATTTATCGATTTATGTGATTGGATTAGTTTCAGTCCTTCCGTGGATGGCAGGGTTAGGTTACGGAACCCAATCCCTGGGGTGCCCGAGGGCGACGATTTGACCGTAAGGGCGGCTAGGTTGCTCAAAGAATATACGGGTTGCTCTGAGGGTGTGTGGATCGAGATCGAGAAAAATTTGCCGATGGGCGGCGGTTTGGGCGGCGGGAGTTCCGATGCGGCCACTACGTTGTTGGTGTTGAACCGGCTTTGGGGGGTGGGGCTTTCCTTGGAAACGCTGATGGAGCTGGGGTTGCGCTTGGGGGCCGATGTTCCTGTGTTTGTGTTTGGTCGTACTGCCTGGGCGGAGGGTGTTGGAGAGAAGCTCTCCGCAGTTAGCGTTCCTGATCGGTGGGTCGTGGTAGTTAAGCCGGATTGCCATGTCGACACGAGGCAAATTTTTTTGGCTGATGGGTTGACAAGGAATAGCAAACCCATCACAATGACGGACTTTCTTGCAGGGGATGCACGAAACGATTGCCTTCCGGTTGTGAGTGATTTATATCCTACAATCACAGAGGCTGTCGAAGCCTTGTCGCAATTCGGAGTGGCTAGGCTGACCGGGACGGGGGCTTGTGTTTTTGCGGAATTTGATTCCGAAGATTTAGCAAGGCGCGCGTTCTTCGAATTAAGTGAGGTGTGGCAGGTTTATCTCGCCAAAGGCGTCGATAGGTCGCCTCTTCACTCTAAGTTAGGACAAGGAAAGTTTTAA
- the pth gene encoding aminoacyl-tRNA hydrolase has translation MIKVIVGLGNPGQQYEKTRHNAGFLFVDRLAAFCGAGWSRAGQFQADVAECFVGDGKILLLKPMAFMNRSGASVGAVLRYYKLDPGELLVVHDELELAEGLVRLKRGGGHAGHNGLRDIIDHIGTRDFHRLRIGISRPLVGGVADYVLSGFSGDALARLSDLFEVLLKDVDALLAGDLAVVNSLS, from the coding sequence ATGATTAAGGTAATTGTTGGTCTGGGTAATCCTGGTCAGCAGTATGAAAAAACCCGGCATAATGCCGGGTTTTTGTTTGTAGATCGTTTGGCTGCTTTTTGTGGTGCTGGGTGGTCTCGTGCTGGGCAATTTCAAGCGGATGTTGCTGAGTGCTTTGTTGGTGACGGCAAGATTTTGTTGTTGAAGCCAATGGCATTTATGAACAGAAGCGGTGCTTCGGTTGGTGCGGTTTTGCGGTATTACAAGCTGGACCCTGGCGAGTTGTTGGTGGTGCACGACGAGCTTGAGTTGGCGGAGGGTTTGGTTAGGCTCAAGCGGGGCGGGGGGCATGCCGGTCATAACGGTCTGCGCGACATTATTGATCATATCGGAACTAGAGATTTTCATCGTTTGCGAATCGGAATAAGTCGCCCTCTGGTGGGTGGTGTTGCTGATTATGTATTGTCCGGTTTTTCTGGGGATGCGTTGGCACGGCTCTCCGATTTGTTTGAAGTTTTGCTGAAGGATGTTGATGCTTTGCTGGCGGGTGATTTAGCTGTTGTTAATTCGCTGTCGTAA
- the nusG gene encoding transcription termination/antitermination protein NusG, protein MALRWYVVHAYSNFENKVKQALEERIKREGLQEYFGKILVPTEEVVEMRMGQQRKSERKFFPGYVLVQMELNDETWHLVRNVPRVLGFIGGASDRPSPISEKEAMAILSRVEEGVNKPRPKVLFEVGEVVRIIDGPFKDFNGNIEEVNYEKSRLRVSVLIFGRSTPVELEFGQVEKI, encoded by the coding sequence ATGGCGCTTCGCTGGTATGTTGTGCATGCATATTCGAACTTTGAGAATAAAGTAAAGCAGGCTCTTGAAGAGCGAATCAAGCGAGAAGGTTTGCAAGAATACTTCGGTAAAATCCTTGTCCCAACAGAAGAAGTTGTTGAAATGAGGATGGGGCAGCAACGGAAAAGTGAGCGAAAGTTTTTTCCTGGTTATGTGCTGGTCCAGATGGAGTTGAATGACGAAACCTGGCATTTGGTGCGTAATGTGCCTAGAGTGTTGGGTTTTATTGGCGGCGCCTCAGATAGGCCTTCACCGATTTCAGAAAAAGAGGCGATGGCGATATTGAGTCGCGTCGAAGAGGGTGTCAACAAGCCAAGACCTAAGGTTCTGTTTGAAGTAGGTGAGGTCGTCAGAATTATAGACGGTCCGTTTAAAGACTTTAATGGCAATATCGAAGAAGTAAATTACGAGAAAAGCCGCCTGAGAGTATCTGTTCTGATCTTTGGTCGTTCAACGCCAGTCGAGCTTGAGTTTGGCCAAGTCGAAAAAATTTAA
- a CDS encoding ribose-phosphate diphosphokinase, with product MREASVMVFSGNANKALSEGIVKKLNMRLGMASVGRFSDGEIFVEIQENVRGRDVFVIQPTCSPTNENLMELLVMIDALRRASAARITAVMPYYGYARQDRRSRSARVPITARLVADMIGNAGADRALTVDLHSDQIMGFFGIPVDNVYASPILLGDIWRQEYPDLIVVSPDVGGVVRARAIAKRLGDADLAIIDKRRPRPNVSEIMHIIGDVDGRTCVMVDDLVDTAGTLCHAAAALKKHGAKKVVAYCTHPVLSGPAAENVRQSLLDELVVTDTIPLTEELGGVVKIRQLSVAEMLAETIRRIAVGESVSSLYVD from the coding sequence ATGCGCGAAGCTTCAGTAATGGTATTCTCCGGCAATGCCAATAAGGCCTTGTCTGAAGGTATCGTAAAGAAGCTGAATATGCGTCTGGGCATGGCTAGCGTCGGTCGTTTTAGCGACGGCGAGATTTTTGTGGAGATTCAAGAGAATGTCCGCGGAAGGGATGTGTTTGTTATTCAGCCGACTTGTTCGCCCACCAATGAAAACTTGATGGAATTGTTGGTGATGATTGATGCGCTTCGGCGTGCGTCTGCGGCTAGGATAACTGCGGTGATGCCATACTACGGCTATGCGCGACAAGACAGGCGGTCGCGATCGGCGCGGGTTCCGATAACGGCGCGTTTGGTGGCTGACATGATTGGTAATGCTGGTGCGGATCGGGCGCTTACGGTCGATCTGCATTCTGATCAGATTATGGGGTTTTTCGGAATCCCGGTCGATAATGTGTATGCATCTCCGATTTTGTTGGGTGATATCTGGCGGCAAGAATATCCGGATTTGATAGTCGTCTCTCCTGATGTTGGCGGCGTAGTGAGGGCTAGGGCGATTGCCAAGCGGTTGGGTGATGCGGATTTAGCGATTATAGATAAGCGCAGGCCTAGGCCAAATGTCTCCGAAATCATGCACATCATCGGTGATGTCGACGGCAGAACTTGTGTAATGGTCGATGACTTAGTAGATACGGCGGGAACGCTGTGTCACGCGGCTGCGGCATTGAAGAAGCATGGTGCGAAAAAAGTCGTTGCTTACTGTACGCATCCTGTGTTGTCCGGGCCTGCGGCAGAGAATGTCAGGCAGTCCTTGCTTGATGAGTTGGTTGTGACCGATACGATACCGCTGACTGAAGAGTTGGGGGGGGTTGTTAAGATTAGGCAGTTAAGCGTTGCTGAAATGCTGGCTGAAACTATAAGGCGAATAGCGGTTGGAGAGTCCGTGAGTTCGTTATATGTTGATTAA
- a CDS encoding 50S ribosomal protein L25/general stress protein Ctc codes for MANVFEFVAEARVGVGSASAKVVRRQGKVPAVIYGGSASPQMLILDHNEIVKHLAHEAVYSHVLDVTVGGKTEKAVLKHIQRHPAKPQILHMDFMRVDDSHRLKVHVPLHFVNESVCVGVKKGGVVTHAMTDVEVVCMPSALPEFIEVDLAGVDIGATIHLSDLVLPAGVELPALAHGSEHNHPVAQVVKTRGSEESE; via the coding sequence ATGGCAAACGTGTTTGAATTTGTTGCGGAGGCCCGTGTTGGCGTGGGGAGTGCTTCTGCGAAAGTTGTTCGTCGTCAAGGTAAGGTGCCAGCGGTTATTTACGGCGGCTCTGCTTCTCCTCAGATGCTGATATTGGATCATAACGAGATCGTCAAGCACCTTGCGCATGAGGCGGTTTATTCCCACGTCCTGGATGTGACTGTTGGCGGTAAAACTGAGAAAGCGGTTTTGAAGCACATTCAGCGTCATCCTGCAAAGCCTCAGATTTTGCATATGGATTTCATGCGTGTCGATGATTCTCATAGACTGAAAGTCCATGTTCCTTTGCACTTTGTTAATGAATCTGTCTGCGTTGGTGTCAAGAAGGGCGGTGTCGTGACTCACGCCATGACTGATGTCGAGGTGGTGTGTATGCCTTCGGCGTTGCCGGAATTCATCGAAGTGGATTTGGCTGGGGTGGATATCGGGGCGACCATTCACTTGTCTGATTTGGTGTTGCCGGCGGGTGTCGAATTGCCTGCTTTGGCTCATGGTTCTGAGCATAATCATCCGGTGGCTCAGGTTGTGAAAACCAGGGGTTCGGAAGAGTCTGAATGA